From Myxococcus stipitatus, the proteins below share one genomic window:
- a CDS encoding aldo/keto reductase, whose translation MKYTHLGRSGLSVSRICLGTMNFGWTTEEPAAHAIMDAALDKGINFFDTANVYGFGENKGRTEQIIGDWFAKGGRRRERTVLATKVYGPMGDWPNEGKLSALNIRRALDASLKRLKTDYVDVYQFHHVDRDTPWEEIWQAMEVAVGQGKVLYVGSSNFAGWHIAQAQAAASARHFTGLVSEQSLYNLMARTVELEVLPAARHYGLGILPWSPLQGGLLGGVLRKEREGKRRLEGRAQAALQKHRERIEQYENLAGELGHEPGDVALAWLLHQPAVTAPIVGPRTGEQLDAAVHALDVTLDEKTLARLDDIFPGHKPAPEDYAW comes from the coding sequence ATGAAGTACACGCATCTGGGGCGTTCGGGCCTGTCGGTCAGCCGCATCTGCCTGGGGACGATGAACTTCGGCTGGACGACCGAGGAGCCCGCGGCCCACGCCATCATGGACGCGGCGCTCGACAAGGGCATCAACTTCTTCGACACGGCGAACGTGTATGGCTTTGGGGAGAACAAGGGCCGCACGGAGCAGATCATCGGCGACTGGTTCGCCAAGGGCGGTCGTCGTCGCGAGCGCACCGTGCTCGCCACGAAGGTCTATGGGCCCATGGGGGATTGGCCGAACGAGGGCAAGCTGTCCGCGCTCAACATCCGCCGCGCGCTCGACGCCAGCTTGAAGCGACTGAAGACCGACTATGTCGACGTCTACCAGTTCCACCACGTGGACCGGGACACGCCCTGGGAGGAGATCTGGCAGGCGATGGAGGTCGCGGTGGGCCAGGGCAAGGTCCTCTACGTGGGCAGCAGCAACTTCGCGGGCTGGCACATCGCCCAGGCGCAGGCCGCCGCCTCGGCGCGACACTTCACGGGGCTCGTCAGCGAGCAATCCCTCTACAACCTGATGGCGAGGACCGTGGAGCTGGAGGTCCTCCCCGCCGCGCGACACTACGGCCTGGGCATCCTGCCCTGGTCGCCGCTCCAGGGAGGGCTGCTGGGTGGCGTCTTGCGCAAGGAGCGCGAAGGCAAGCGCCGGCTGGAAGGGCGCGCGCAGGCAGCCCTCCAGAAGCACCGCGAGCGCATCGAGCAGTACGAGAACCTCGCCGGTGAGCTGGGACATGAGCCGGGCGATGTGGCGCTCGCGTGGCTCCTCCACCAGCCAGCCGTCACCGCGCCCATCGTCGGGCCCCGCACCGGCGAACAACTGGACGCGGCGGTGCACGCCCTCGACGTGACGCTCGACGAGAAGACCCTGGCGCGGCTGGATGACATCTTCCCGGGCCACAAGCCCGCGCCCGAGGATTACGCCTGGTAG
- a CDS encoding glutathione S-transferase domain-containing protein, producing the protein MAAPLESPTRPILVGRSSSHFTRIARIFAAELRVPYDFQVVKDLMSASPEDYGGNPALRIPVLRTSEGSWFGALNICRELWRRSDRASRVVWPEAHDLPVLANLQEITSQAMATEVSLVMGRVGGGGEESAHHAKLRKSLTGMLSWLEEHAPAALEALPARDLSFVEVSLFCLVVHLEFREVLPMGGYTNLQAFCERFGKRASAVETTFKFDV; encoded by the coding sequence ATGGCTGCTCCCCTCGAATCCCCGACACGCCCCATCCTGGTGGGGCGTTCGAGTTCTCACTTCACGCGCATCGCTCGCATCTTCGCCGCCGAGCTGCGCGTCCCGTACGACTTCCAGGTGGTGAAGGACCTCATGTCCGCGTCACCGGAAGACTACGGAGGCAATCCCGCGCTGCGCATCCCCGTCCTGCGAACATCCGAGGGCTCCTGGTTCGGGGCCCTCAACATCTGTCGGGAGCTGTGGCGCCGGTCGGATCGTGCGTCGCGCGTGGTGTGGCCCGAGGCGCATGACCTGCCGGTGCTCGCCAACCTGCAGGAGATCACCTCGCAGGCCATGGCGACGGAGGTGTCGCTGGTGATGGGGCGGGTGGGCGGAGGTGGCGAGGAGAGCGCCCACCACGCCAAGCTGCGCAAGAGCCTGACGGGGATGCTGTCCTGGTTGGAGGAGCACGCGCCAGCGGCCCTCGAGGCCCTTCCGGCGCGCGACCTGAGCTTCGTCGAGGTGAGCCTGTTCTGCCTCGTCGTGCACCTCGAGTTCCGTGAGGTGTTGCCGATGGGGGGCTACACGAACCTCCAGGCGTTCTGCGAGCGTTTCGGGAAGCGGGCGTCCGCCGTGGAGACGACCTTCAAGTTCGACGTGTGA
- a CDS encoding LysR family transcriptional regulator produces the protein MDDRSLACFIAVAQTLNFRRAAQGLHLTQPALSARIRGLEVELGVSLFERDRRHVALTPAGQALLPHARAACANIEEGKLQAQRAARGEAGGLRVGFTVLAMYDLVPHCVREFRERFPSVEIELSEMNSPALEAALVSGAVDVAILHPPLHTSGLEAVPLVDEPLVLALPSAHPLARRKVIPVRDLRDEPILIAPRSIGPSIFDRIIALFLAQGFSPRIVQEVTPMTSLVGLVSAGVGMGLVTRGLARLPRPGVSYRPLRPEAPRLPFAFAWRGPLSPTGRRFLETVKRGVQRRVPDRG, from the coding sequence ATGGATGACCGCTCCCTCGCCTGTTTCATCGCCGTCGCCCAGACGCTGAACTTCCGACGAGCCGCGCAGGGCTTGCACCTGACGCAGCCCGCCTTGAGCGCTCGTATTCGAGGGTTGGAGGTAGAGCTCGGCGTGAGCTTGTTCGAGCGGGATCGTCGCCACGTCGCCTTGACGCCCGCGGGGCAGGCCCTGCTTCCGCACGCTCGCGCGGCGTGCGCGAACATCGAGGAGGGGAAGCTCCAGGCTCAGCGGGCGGCGCGTGGAGAGGCGGGAGGGCTGCGCGTCGGGTTCACGGTGCTGGCCATGTACGACCTGGTGCCGCACTGCGTTCGCGAGTTCCGGGAGCGATTCCCGTCGGTGGAGATCGAGCTGTCCGAAATGAACTCACCGGCGCTCGAAGCGGCGCTCGTCTCGGGAGCGGTGGACGTGGCGATTCTTCATCCACCGCTCCACACCTCGGGGCTGGAGGCGGTCCCGCTCGTCGACGAGCCGCTCGTGCTGGCCTTGCCCTCCGCGCATCCGCTCGCGCGGCGCAAGGTCATCCCCGTGCGGGACCTGAGAGATGAGCCCATCCTCATCGCGCCCAGGAGCATTGGCCCCAGCATCTTCGACCGCATCATCGCGCTCTTCCTCGCCCAGGGCTTCAGTCCACGCATCGTCCAGGAGGTCACCCCCATGACCTCGCTCGTGGGCCTCGTCTCGGCGGGCGTCGGCATGGGGCTGGTCACCCGGGGGCTGGCGCGGTTGCCTCGCCCAGGCGTCTCCTATCGCCCCTTGCGGCCCGAGGCGCCGAGGCTTCCCTTCGCCTTCGCTTGGAGAGGGCCGTTGTCGCCCACGGGGCGGCGGTTCCTGGAGACGGTAAAGCGCGGCGTGCAACGCCGAGTCCCGGACCGGGGGTGA
- a CDS encoding lactonase family protein, which yields MELPEEGAPRLADTVDVGLAPEALAVSPDGQWVAVVSNSDEDCLLTLVRRQRAGLGLVSRFPLRELGIVGNGQGPRGGLTATQVQWHPSGRYLAVNLNTWNRVVFLEVIPTSRGSPRVRPWGLPVETGVDPFVGRFTPDGGYYITADWGRNLTAPTLEERIPRRPSSLSVIRLDRSRASTPRHQRVGGALTDESSEGLAISPDGRLVATVNMRGTPFLPDSPRFVREATVTLLAFDARTGTLRKLSDHPFEGVLPEGATFDASGRHLLVTVFQSHEGGPAGGALEVFRVQPGNQARLHHVGRIPMPHGVHHVRISH from the coding sequence GTGGAGCTGCCCGAAGAGGGAGCGCCTCGGCTCGCGGATACGGTCGACGTCGGGCTGGCGCCCGAAGCGCTGGCGGTCAGCCCTGACGGTCAATGGGTCGCCGTCGTGTCGAACTCCGACGAGGACTGCCTCCTCACGCTCGTCCGCCGCCAGCGAGCAGGCCTGGGGCTCGTCTCTCGCTTCCCACTTCGCGAACTCGGCATCGTTGGAAACGGTCAAGGACCCAGAGGCGGACTCACGGCCACGCAGGTGCAATGGCATCCTTCCGGCCGCTATCTCGCGGTGAACCTGAACACGTGGAACCGCGTGGTGTTCCTCGAGGTGATTCCGACCTCGCGAGGCTCGCCGCGCGTCCGCCCATGGGGACTACCCGTCGAGACGGGTGTCGACCCATTCGTGGGCCGCTTCACGCCCGACGGCGGCTACTACATCACCGCGGATTGGGGACGAAACCTGACGGCGCCGACCCTGGAGGAACGCATTCCCCGTAGACCCTCGTCCCTCAGCGTCATCCGGCTCGACCGGAGCCGTGCCTCCACGCCAAGGCACCAGCGTGTCGGTGGCGCACTGACGGACGAGTCCTCCGAGGGGCTGGCCATCAGCCCGGACGGTCGCCTCGTGGCCACCGTGAACATGCGCGGCACGCCCTTCCTGCCCGATAGCCCGCGGTTCGTCCGCGAGGCCACCGTCACGCTCCTCGCGTTCGACGCGAGGACCGGAACGCTGAGGAAGCTGTCGGACCACCCTTTCGAAGGAGTGCTGCCCGAAGGCGCCACCTTCGACGCCTCGGGCCGGCACCTGCTGGTGACCGTCTTCCAATCCCACGAAGGAGGGCCCGCAGGTGGAGCCCTGGAGGTCTTCCGTGTGCAACCAGGGAATCAGGCTCGACTCCATCACGTGGGTCGCATCCCGATGCCACATGGCGTTCACCATGTGCGGATTTCGCACTGA